The proteins below are encoded in one region of Desulfovibrio sp. X2:
- a CDS encoding restriction endonuclease subunit S, with the protein MSNKLPTGWIETTLSEVFTFSGGGTPDKNNPLFWGGDIKWVSVKDVKEKYTYSSIDSITQDGVDNSATQIAKEGSVILITRISPGKATILKIPAAINQDLKIVNRFQGITSEFVYYLFLSLEKEVVKRSSGTTVLGVSLNRLGSIDFALPPLNEQNRIVAKIEELFSELDAGVENLITAKEQLGVYRQSLLKHAFEGKLTEEWRKENADKLESGEAILKRVKKERVEYFKKQLEQWEKDVTQWEADGRLGKKPAKPKGLKTLATISEEELKALPRLPEWWGWGRLGYITCGVEYGTAAKSNKQGKYPVLRMGNIQNGEFTYDDLMFTNDEDEYSKYKLTSGDVLFNRTNSPELVGKTAVYKANSPALFAGYLIRINQIKTIVNSDYLNFFLNSPVAKNHGDQIKSDGVNQSNINGAKLVEYPFPFCSLEEQEQITFMLLDRMSSSIESELEIEIRLKQCEVLRKSILEKAFSGNLVSQNPNDEPASKLLERIKQERKNAPKLKRTRKSKTKAKRITMANLIDVLATTKDWLSAQDVFRQCGVGDGTPTDEVEKLYEELKQRLDHKTIEIERRGDEDWLRLAAEG; encoded by the coding sequence ATGAGTAATAAATTGCCAACTGGTTGGATTGAAACAACCCTCTCCGAAGTATTTACTTTTTCTGGCGGTGGAACGCCTGACAAGAACAATCCATTGTTTTGGGGAGGCGATATCAAGTGGGTATCTGTAAAAGATGTTAAAGAAAAATATACATACAGCTCCATTGACTCTATAACACAGGATGGCGTTGACAACAGTGCAACCCAAATTGCCAAAGAAGGCTCCGTCATTCTTATAACCAGAATTTCTCCAGGCAAAGCAACTATTCTAAAAATACCTGCAGCGATCAATCAGGACTTAAAGATTGTAAATAGATTCCAAGGAATTACATCTGAATTCGTGTATTATCTATTTCTTTCTCTTGAAAAAGAAGTCGTGAAACGTTCCAGTGGAACTACTGTTCTAGGAGTTAGCCTCAATCGGCTTGGGAGCATTGATTTTGCACTCCCTCCTTTAAACGAACAAAACCGCATTGTCGCTAAGATCGAAGAACTTTTTTCGGAGTTGGACGCTGGGGTTGAAAATCTCATTACAGCCAAAGAACAACTTGGGGTGTATCGCCAGTCGCTTCTCAAGCACGCCTTTGAAGGTAAGTTGACCGAGGAATGGCGCAAGGAAAACGCTGACAAACTCGAATCCGGCGAAGCCATTCTCAAACGAGTGAAGAAGGAACGCGTGGAGTATTTCAAGAAGCAACTGGAACAGTGGGAGAAAGACGTCACTCAATGGGAAGCGGACGGCAGGCTCGGCAAAAAACCAGCCAAGCCTAAGGGGCTGAAGACGCTTGCTACGATCAGTGAAGAGGAATTGAAGGCGTTGCCGAGACTGCCCGAGTGGTGGGGGTGGGGGCGACTTGGATATATAACCTGTGGCGTCGAATATGGAACTGCTGCCAAGTCCAACAAGCAAGGAAAATACCCTGTGCTTAGAATGGGAAACATTCAAAATGGGGAATTCACATATGATGACCTCATGTTCACCAACGACGAGGACGAATATTCGAAATACAAACTAACATCTGGAGATGTCCTTTTTAATAGAACAAATAGTCCTGAACTAGTTGGAAAAACAGCTGTCTATAAGGCCAATTCCCCTGCGTTATTCGCTGGATACCTCATAAGAATCAACCAAATAAAGACTATAGTAAATTCAGACTACCTAAATTTTTTTCTTAATTCTCCCGTAGCAAAAAATCATGGGGACCAAATAAAGAGTGATGGTGTAAACCAATCAAATATCAATGGTGCAAAGCTCGTTGAGTATCCATTCCCTTTCTGCTCACTCGAAGAACAGGAGCAAATCACCTTCATGCTTTTGGATAGGATGTCTTCGAGTATAGAATCAGAACTGGAAATTGAAATACGACTAAAGCAATGTGAAGTGTTGCGAAAATCAATTTTGGAAAAAGCTTTCTCAGGAAATCTTGTTTCTCAAAACCCGAACGACGAACCAGCCTCCAAGCTTCTCGAAAGAATTAAGCAGGAGCGGAAGAACGCTCCCAAGCTCAAACGGACACGGAAGTCGAAAACGAAAGCCAAGAGGATTACCATGGCGAACTTAATAGACGTTCTTGCCACTACCAAAGATTGGCTTAGTGCCCAAGATGTATTCCGCCAATGTGGTGTTGGCGATGGAACGCCTACAGATGAGGTTGAAAAACTGTATGAAGAATTAAAACAAAGACTCGATCATAAGACCATCGAAATTGAGCGCAGGGGCGATGAAGACTGGCTCCGTTTAGCTGCCGAGGGTTAG
- a CDS encoding AAA family ATPase, which translates to MRLDWFWVEDFKNLKEVTIDFDENHWVTVVIGWNGTGKSNVLEALATLFRDLIMIHEFNGSRMPTFKYKLIYKCQNNLIAIDADPNRAQNAYRISVRGLAEQVQSNLPLSTSEDKFESIFAQGKTLPLTQFIKHQEEYLPRNVFGYYSGYAGRMEEIFQPYLEKYDKELRAGKDPGFKRLFFALPIHSQFVLLAFVLKHEQMIKDFLNKLLFLDPVDGIESVLLVLKKPGWANSKRKNGDNRFWGAEGVVKDFLARLYDIALAPIRITREKQITLWNRSRIEFLYLFVKDMNALRTLVGDREPRSLFRDIESTFVSEMIEEIRIKIRLRDGKGKVTFRELSEGEQQLLTVLGLLCFTAEDQSLFLLDEPDTHLNPRWSADYLEHLKKFVGADDEGNESSHILFTTHNPLAIAELVKEQVQILKRSETDLETTVHTPAEDPRGMGYSGIVTSDMFGLDAALDRHTLNLLENRRKISLKDSPLSPDEKAELARIEKELRPYGFRHEARDPKFRDYLKERFAAKSEEDAE; encoded by the coding sequence ATGCGCCTGGATTGGTTCTGGGTCGAAGATTTCAAAAACCTCAAGGAGGTCACCATTGACTTTGATGAAAATCATTGGGTGACTGTGGTTATTGGGTGGAATGGCACAGGCAAATCAAATGTGCTCGAAGCTCTTGCGACCCTGTTCCGTGACCTCATCATGATCCATGAGTTCAATGGATCACGAATGCCAACCTTCAAATATAAGCTCATTTACAAATGCCAGAATAACCTGATCGCCATTGATGCTGATCCAAATAGGGCTCAGAATGCCTATCGAATTTCGGTCCGCGGTCTGGCAGAACAAGTGCAATCAAATCTCCCACTGAGCACTTCGGAAGACAAGTTTGAATCTATTTTTGCTCAAGGGAAGACGCTGCCGTTAACTCAATTCATCAAACATCAAGAAGAATATCTTCCACGAAATGTTTTTGGGTACTACTCTGGGTATGCAGGAAGAATGGAAGAAATATTCCAACCCTACCTAGAGAAATATGATAAGGAATTAAGAGCGGGAAAAGACCCAGGATTTAAAAGACTGTTTTTTGCACTTCCCATTCATAGTCAATTCGTGCTTTTGGCATTTGTCCTCAAACATGAGCAAATGATTAAGGATTTTCTTAATAAGCTTCTTTTCCTTGACCCTGTTGATGGTATTGAATCTGTCTTGCTCGTTCTAAAAAAACCAGGATGGGCAAATAGCAAAAGAAAAAATGGAGATAATCGCTTTTGGGGAGCGGAAGGAGTCGTCAAAGATTTTCTTGCCCGACTCTATGACATAGCTCTCGCACCGATCCGTATCACCCGTGAAAAGCAAATAACTCTTTGGAACAGAAGCCGAATAGAATTCCTCTACCTCTTTGTAAAGGACATGAATGCGCTTCGAACGCTCGTCGGTGACCGTGAGCCCAGGTCATTATTCCGAGACATCGAAAGCACCTTTGTTTCTGAAATGATTGAGGAAATAAGAATAAAAATTCGTCTACGAGATGGCAAAGGAAAGGTCACTTTCCGGGAACTCAGTGAAGGTGAACAACAACTCCTTACTGTTCTTGGTCTTCTCTGTTTTACAGCTGAAGATCAAAGCCTGTTCCTCCTCGATGAACCAGACACCCACCTTAATCCAAGGTGGAGCGCCGATTATCTTGAACACCTTAAGAAATTTGTCGGCGCAGATGATGAAGGAAACGAAAGTAGCCATATACTATTTACAACGCACAACCCTCTAGCCATAGCAGAGTTGGTCAAGGAACAGGTTCAAATCCTCAAGCGATCAGAGACCGATTTGGAAACCACTGTTCACACCCCGGCTGAGGATCCCAGGGGCATGGGGTATTCTGGAATCGTGACCAGCGATATGTTTGGGCTAGACGCTGCTTTGGACAGACATACTCTCAATCTGCTTGAAAATAGAAGGAAGATATCCTTGAAAGATAGTCCTCTTTCCCCTGATGAAAAGGCAGAGCTTGCTAGGATCGAAAAAGAACTCAGGCCTTATGGTTTCAGGCACGAAGCCCGCGATCCGAAGTTCCGTGATTATTTAAAAGAGCGATTTGCTGCTAAGTCTGAGGAGGATGCGGAGTAA
- a CDS encoding class I SAM-dependent DNA methyltransferase → MTSQEIVAKVWSFCHVLRDAGVSYGDYLEQLTYLIFLKMADEYANPPYKRDIGIPKELDWPSLKKQRGAELEAQYIKTLRELGKQKGMLGQIFTKSQNKIQDPAMLSKVIDMIDKESWAQMGASVKGDIYEGLLEKNAEDTKSGAGQYFTPRPLITAIVDCMHPEPGKTINDPACGTGGFLLAAYDFILDRYKGQLDKAQVAYLKEGAFSGNEIVPNTRRLCLMNLLLHGIGSIDGQPPILPDDALLSAPASTVDYVLTNPPFGKKSTMMVTNEEGKQEKEDFVYNRQDFWVTTGNKQLNFVQHIRSMLKSTGKAAVVVPDNVLFEGGGGETVRKELMKTTNLHTILRLPTGIFYAHGVKANVIFFDNKEASKKPWTKDIWFYDYRTNIHHTLKRKPLTYDDLVPFIECYRSTNRDELVHTWSEGSNPEGRFRKYTYDQVIARDRTSLDIFWLKDASLADLDNLPEPAVLAEEIIESIEASLENFKNVLNTL, encoded by the coding sequence ATGACCTCACAAGAGATCGTCGCAAAAGTATGGAGCTTCTGCCACGTCCTGCGGGATGCAGGCGTGAGCTATGGAGATTATCTCGAACAGCTTACCTACCTGATTTTTCTCAAGATGGCGGATGAGTATGCTAACCCACCATATAAACGGGATATCGGCATTCCCAAAGAACTGGACTGGCCCAGCCTCAAGAAGCAGCGCGGCGCTGAACTGGAAGCCCAGTACATCAAGACTCTGCGCGAGTTGGGGAAGCAGAAAGGCATGCTGGGCCAGATATTTACTAAGTCCCAGAACAAGATTCAGGACCCGGCCATGCTCTCGAAGGTCATTGACATGATCGACAAGGAGTCCTGGGCCCAGATGGGGGCAAGCGTAAAAGGCGACATCTACGAAGGGCTTCTAGAAAAGAATGCCGAAGATACCAAGTCAGGCGCGGGACAATATTTTACACCACGTCCCTTGATCACGGCGATTGTCGATTGCATGCACCCTGAACCGGGAAAGACGATTAACGATCCTGCCTGCGGCACAGGCGGATTCCTTCTCGCAGCATATGACTTCATCCTGGACAGATACAAAGGGCAACTCGACAAGGCCCAAGTGGCGTACTTGAAAGAGGGGGCTTTCTCTGGCAACGAAATCGTTCCCAACACAAGAAGACTTTGCCTGATGAACCTCTTGCTCCACGGCATTGGCTCCATCGACGGACAACCGCCCATTCTACCTGATGATGCCTTGCTATCCGCACCTGCGAGCACCGTGGATTACGTGCTGACGAACCCTCCCTTTGGCAAAAAGAGCACCATGATGGTGACCAACGAAGAGGGGAAGCAGGAGAAAGAAGACTTCGTTTACAATCGCCAAGATTTCTGGGTGACGACAGGCAACAAGCAGCTCAACTTCGTCCAGCACATCCGCTCCATGCTCAAGAGCACGGGCAAGGCGGCTGTAGTCGTGCCTGACAACGTCCTCTTTGAAGGCGGCGGTGGCGAAACTGTCCGTAAGGAACTGATGAAGACGACGAACCTTCATACCATCCTGAGGCTCCCCACTGGCATCTTCTATGCCCACGGAGTGAAGGCGAACGTCATCTTCTTCGACAATAAGGAAGCCAGCAAAAAACCGTGGACCAAGGATATCTGGTTCTACGATTACCGAACGAATATCCACCACACCCTTAAGCGCAAACCGCTCACATATGATGATCTTGTGCCGTTCATAGAATGCTACCGATCAACCAACAGGGACGAGCTTGTCCATACATGGTCTGAAGGCTCAAATCCCGAGGGGCGATTTCGGAAGTACACCTATGACCAAGTCATTGCCCGAGATAGAACCAGTCTGGATATCTTCTGGCTCAAAGACGCCAGCCTCGCAGACCTGGACAACCTCCCTGAACCAGCAGTCCTTGCAGAAGAAATCATCGAGTCTATTGAAGCCAGCCTTGAAAACTTCAAAAACGTGCTGAATACGTTGTAA
- a CDS encoding site-specific integrase, translating into MASVWIVTRDGARGRKYHLYFTDPVSGKNVHHKGFERWKDAQAEGHRLRAYIDTGSLGELRQAKERNRPLTVGDVAEALAADWETRAVKGRLSPKTLQGYKDFLSLVVRDFGDRLIMELSAEEVEAYHIALLKKRTPVTANRRLFVLKQVGKKAAALKAVAGNPYAAITYASEAKQMRTRRLSPEEAARLVRAAADKGVRRYMLPIVLLTLDYGASRQELLDLSWDRVDLAEGVITFIRTKNGVVRTRDLTERCLAALADWKKQQRGQRERRNVTRPSSNLVFCHSDGRRFSDFRSAWRGLTRAAALVDYRFHDNRHTYCSSIVNVGGSLKDVMEMIGHRDIRSANRYSHLERERVADVQRRVGELYARVGESDGDEGCGKRGRRKGAGARGSRGRG; encoded by the coding sequence ATGGCTAGTGTCTGGATAGTTACCCGGGACGGTGCCCGCGGAAGGAAGTATCATCTCTACTTCACGGACCCCGTCAGCGGGAAGAACGTGCATCACAAGGGCTTCGAGCGCTGGAAGGACGCCCAGGCCGAGGGGCATCGGCTGCGCGCCTACATCGACACCGGCAGCCTGGGCGAGCTGCGCCAGGCCAAGGAGCGCAACCGCCCCCTGACCGTCGGGGACGTGGCCGAGGCCCTGGCCGCGGACTGGGAGACCAGGGCTGTCAAGGGCAGGCTGAGCCCGAAGACGCTTCAGGGCTACAAGGACTTCCTGTCGCTCGTCGTGCGCGACTTCGGGGACAGACTGATCATGGAGCTCAGCGCCGAGGAGGTCGAAGCCTACCACATCGCGCTGCTGAAGAAGCGCACCCCTGTCACGGCCAACCGCCGCCTGTTCGTCCTGAAGCAGGTCGGCAAGAAGGCGGCCGCGCTCAAGGCCGTGGCGGGCAACCCTTATGCGGCCATCACCTACGCCTCGGAAGCGAAGCAGATGCGCACCCGCCGCCTGTCGCCCGAGGAGGCCGCACGGCTCGTGCGCGCCGCGGCGGACAAGGGCGTTCGCAGGTACATGCTGCCCATCGTCCTGCTCACCCTGGACTATGGGGCGTCGCGCCAGGAGCTGCTGGACCTTTCCTGGGACAGGGTGGACCTGGCAGAGGGCGTCATCACCTTCATCCGCACCAAGAACGGCGTGGTCAGGACACGGGATCTGACCGAGCGCTGCCTCGCGGCGCTCGCGGACTGGAAGAAGCAGCAGCGCGGACAGCGCGAGCGCCGAAACGTGACCCGGCCGTCGTCGAACCTGGTCTTCTGCCATTCGGACGGACGCCGTTTCTCGGACTTCCGCTCCGCCTGGCGGGGCCTGACCAGGGCGGCCGCCCTGGTCGACTACCGCTTTCACGACAATCGCCACACCTACTGCTCGAGCATCGTCAACGTCGGCGGATCGCTCAAGGACGTCATGGAGATGATCGGCCATCGGGACATCCGCTCGGCCAACCGCTACAGCCATCTGGAGCGGGAACGGGTGGCCGACGTGCAGCGGCGCGTGGGCGAGCTGTACGCCCGTGTCGGCGAGAGCGACGGGGACGAGGGGTGCGGGAAGCGCGGACGCAGGAAGGGCGCGGGCGCCCGCGGTTCGCGCGGTCGGGGCTAG
- a CDS encoding helix-turn-helix domain-containing protein → MQCYNAPRVGHGFSMHVPLVRLVVCTHCPRSEPWQNHFGEGVVCCMDGCSNLKLFTLDEVATFLRVHRATVSRLVKSGELPCCSIGTRRLVREQDLHAFVENRIGVVAGSRDAGGGVHG, encoded by the coding sequence ATGCAGTGCTACAATGCACCCCGAGTCGGACATGGATTTTCCATGCATGTGCCCTTGGTCCGGCTGGTCGTCTGCACACATTGCCCCAGGAGTGAGCCATGGCAAAATCACTTTGGAGAGGGGGTAGTGTGTTGTATGGATGGCTGCTCGAATCTGAAACTGTTCACGCTTGATGAGGTCGCGACGTTCCTGCGCGTCCATCGCGCAACCGTCTCGCGACTGGTGAAGTCAGGCGAGCTGCCGTGCTGTTCCATCGGCACGCGCAGGCTCGTCCGCGAGCAGGATCTGCACGCGTTCGTTGAAAACCGCATAGGGGTAGTCGCCGGAAGCCGGGACGCCGGAGGAGGCGTCCATGGCTAG
- the secF gene encoding protein translocase subunit SecF: MEHFNQTLFLLLNASAHPPALLLGLARMLAAQAIWLVPLTLVAGWLRGAPATRAVMLRAAAAGLAGLFANQVIGLAWPHPRPFALGLGHTFLAHAADPSFPSDHLTLLWAVAFSLLTHAPTRGVGLFLALLGLPVAWARIYLGVHFPLDMAGAAGVAAASAWGLLRCRRLFEGPVYAWALAAYHRLFAPRLAAVSTRSELQSRRYHPMSKERRLFITVVAALLVAMAATFPALLRHTNIGLEFKGGYEIVYQARPPAPGAAVTHDQLVRAATVLEEIANGQGVSEPLVNVMGADQVRVELAGVKAGDPVIADLQNAKGLPVRLAEKYSETVGGVLGSSDLHATLFAGLIALGAVYGFLVWAYRGKGLIAVLTTTISLWLLLAAFVALHAPLSLSAIVAFVLAIGIASDANIIAYERAREEAGSGHPAHIALHLGARKSFWTVVDANATVLICAVILLLAGLGPIRGFALTTLLCIFFSFAANVLLARWLLHLWYRDDGRSHVFGRLIAPAAAPSHATDFVRLGGTAIAASTLLFLAGAYSVASAPLNLDIEFKAGTALDVQVDQPVTQEAATDLISRSGIDPATVAIGGAGRNMVAARFDDVLDTAQVNSVVAQFRKVYGPSVTFAENTADPAVARTLARQSVLVVLLSLLGTGLFILWRFSWRVALASTASVVSAVLFVMSVFALAHLEIDITFIAAMLIVVAFALNEAVVVFDRIRERLREGAPATAKTVNACIRQVTRRSLFTVLTVVAGAVSLFTFGAEPLQMFSLAIFLGLVWGTFASLFIAPRVWLTLIPPPTPEQWKAA, from the coding sequence ATGGAGCATTTCAACCAGACTCTCTTTCTGCTGCTGAACGCCTCGGCGCATCCGCCCGCCCTTCTCCTGGGCCTCGCCCGGATGCTCGCCGCCCAGGCCATCTGGCTCGTGCCGCTGACACTCGTGGCGGGATGGCTCAGGGGCGCTCCGGCCACGCGGGCGGTCATGCTGCGGGCGGCGGCCGCGGGACTTGCCGGGCTATTCGCCAACCAGGTCATCGGCCTCGCGTGGCCGCATCCGCGCCCCTTTGCCCTGGGGCTCGGCCACACCTTCCTGGCCCACGCCGCGGACCCGTCGTTTCCGAGCGACCACCTGACCCTGCTGTGGGCCGTGGCGTTCAGCCTCCTCACGCACGCGCCGACGCGCGGGGTCGGCCTGTTCCTGGCCCTGCTGGGCCTGCCCGTGGCCTGGGCCCGCATCTACCTCGGCGTGCACTTTCCCCTCGACATGGCCGGAGCGGCGGGCGTGGCCGCCGCGAGCGCCTGGGGGCTCCTTCGCTGCCGCCGCCTGTTCGAAGGCCCGGTCTACGCCTGGGCCCTGGCGGCCTACCATCGGCTCTTCGCGCCGCGGCTGGCCGCAGTGAGCACAAGGTCCGAACTACAATCCCGGAGGTATCATCCCATGAGCAAGGAACGCAGGCTGTTCATCACCGTGGTCGCGGCGCTGCTCGTCGCCATGGCCGCGACGTTTCCCGCCCTGCTGCGGCACACCAACATCGGCCTCGAGTTCAAGGGCGGCTACGAGATCGTCTACCAGGCGCGCCCCCCGGCTCCCGGCGCGGCCGTGACCCACGACCAGCTCGTGCGGGCGGCCACGGTCCTCGAGGAAATCGCCAACGGCCAGGGCGTGTCCGAACCCCTGGTCAACGTCATGGGCGCTGACCAGGTGCGCGTGGAACTCGCCGGGGTCAAGGCCGGCGACCCCGTGATCGCGGATCTGCAAAACGCCAAGGGGCTGCCTGTCCGACTCGCGGAGAAGTATTCCGAGACCGTGGGCGGCGTGCTGGGCTCGAGCGACCTGCACGCCACCCTGTTCGCTGGCCTGATCGCCCTGGGCGCAGTCTACGGCTTCCTGGTCTGGGCCTACCGGGGCAAGGGCCTGATCGCGGTCCTGACGACGACGATCTCGCTGTGGCTCCTGCTCGCGGCCTTCGTGGCTCTGCACGCGCCGCTCTCGCTCTCGGCCATAGTGGCCTTCGTGCTGGCCATCGGCATCGCTTCGGACGCCAACATCATCGCCTACGAGCGCGCCAGGGAGGAGGCGGGCAGCGGCCATCCGGCGCACATCGCCCTGCATCTGGGGGCGCGGAAGTCCTTTTGGACCGTCGTCGACGCCAACGCCACCGTGCTCATCTGCGCCGTGATCCTCCTTCTGGCTGGGCTCGGCCCGATCCGGGGCTTCGCCCTCACGACGCTGCTGTGCATCTTCTTCAGTTTTGCGGCGAACGTGCTCCTGGCCCGCTGGCTGCTGCACCTGTGGTACCGCGATGACGGACGCTCGCACGTCTTCGGACGCCTGATCGCTCCGGCGGCCGCGCCGTCGCATGCGACCGATTTCGTGCGCCTGGGCGGCACGGCCATCGCCGCCAGCACGCTGCTCTTCCTCGCCGGGGCCTACAGCGTGGCCAGTGCCCCGCTCAATCTGGACATCGAGTTCAAGGCGGGCACCGCGCTGGACGTGCAGGTCGACCAGCCAGTCACCCAGGAAGCGGCCACCGATCTGATCAGCCGCTCCGGCATCGATCCGGCCACCGTGGCCATAGGCGGAGCCGGGCGGAACATGGTTGCGGCCCGCTTCGACGACGTGCTGGACACCGCCCAGGTCAACAGCGTGGTGGCCCAGTTCAGGAAGGTCTACGGCCCGAGCGTCACCTTCGCGGAGAACACCGCCGATCCGGCCGTGGCCCGGACGCTGGCGCGCCAGTCGGTCCTCGTGGTCCTCCTCTCCCTGCTCGGCACCGGCCTGTTCATCCTCTGGCGCTTCTCCTGGCGCGTCGCCCTGGCCTCGACCGCCTCGGTGGTCAGCGCCGTGCTCTTCGTCATGAGCGTCTTCGCGCTGGCCCATCTGGAGATAGACATCACCTTCATCGCGGCCATGCTCATCGTCGTGGCCTTCGCCTTAAACGAGGCAGTGGTGGTCTTCGACCGCATCCGGGAGCGCTTGCGCGAGGGAGCGCCGGCCACGGCGAAGACCGTCAATGCCTGCATCCGGCAGGTGACCAGGCGTTCCCTGTTCACCGTGCTGACCGTGGTGGCCGGGGCCGTCTCCCTGTTCACCTTCGGGGCCGAGCCGCTACAGATGTTCTCTCTGGCCATCTTCCTCGGGCTGGTCTGGGGAACCTTCGCTTCGCTCTTCATCGCGCCCAGGGTCTGGCTGACCCTTATTCCTCCTCCGACGCCCGAGCAGTGGAAGGCGGCCTGA
- a CDS encoding HAMP domain-containing sensor histidine kinase: MRPPRLFRTASFRLAALYAALFALSASLLFGIIYWIASQALQNQVRDSLVREAATLAADQHPEGRAGLVRAIDKGLAAADTPPAYALLLDASNRKLTGNLPPLGRIEGFGTIPRPVRDDAADTEEEAEHAIIIYGLALADGSHLIVGEDGYRICEAQEAILRAFGWCMATTLLLAVGGGMLLSSGFLARLEAVNRTTRAIMAGDLDDRIPVRGTDDEMDRLAGNFNAMLDRVQTLMESLRQVSSDIAHDLRMPLQRLRQRLESAQSEERDLKMCREALDSALTDTDDILDIFGAMLTIAQIESGSGKRRFTDVDLSALAASLVESYEAVAEDLGQTLCADIAQGLTVRGDHALLAQMLVNLLENAMRHCPRGSATTLTLRAEDGRVMVSVRDNGPGIPEEEREKVFRRFYRMDRSRSTPGTGLGLPLAKAVADLHGASIELSDGGPGLWVRVRFPAP; the protein is encoded by the coding sequence ATGCGCCCGCCTAGGCTCTTCAGGACCGCCAGCTTTCGGCTTGCGGCGCTGTACGCGGCACTCTTCGCCCTCTCTGCATCGCTGCTGTTCGGGATCATTTACTGGATCGCCAGCCAAGCGCTGCAAAATCAGGTCAGGGATTCCCTCGTGCGCGAGGCCGCGACGTTGGCGGCCGATCAACACCCCGAGGGCCGGGCCGGGCTCGTCCGGGCCATCGACAAGGGGCTGGCCGCAGCGGACACCCCTCCGGCCTACGCCCTGCTTCTTGACGCTTCGAACCGCAAGCTGACGGGCAATCTTCCTCCCCTGGGGCGGATCGAGGGGTTCGGGACGATCCCCCGGCCAGTCCGGGACGACGCCGCGGACACCGAGGAGGAGGCCGAACACGCGATCATCATCTACGGTCTCGCGCTCGCGGACGGGAGCCACCTTATCGTGGGCGAGGACGGATACCGCATCTGCGAGGCCCAGGAGGCCATCCTCCGAGCGTTCGGCTGGTGCATGGCCACGACGCTTCTCCTCGCCGTGGGGGGCGGAATGCTCCTGTCGTCCGGTTTCCTCGCTCGCCTTGAGGCCGTCAACCGCACTACGCGGGCCATTATGGCGGGCGATCTGGACGACCGCATTCCCGTCCGGGGCACGGACGACGAGATGGACCGGCTAGCGGGCAACTTCAACGCCATGCTCGACCGCGTGCAAACGCTCATGGAGAGTCTGCGCCAGGTATCGAGCGATATCGCCCACGACCTGCGCATGCCTCTGCAGCGCCTGCGGCAGCGCCTGGAAAGCGCGCAATCTGAGGAGCGCGACCTCAAGATGTGCCGCGAAGCCTTGGATTCGGCCTTGACCGACACGGACGACATTCTCGACATCTTCGGCGCCATGCTGACCATCGCGCAGATCGAGTCCGGGAGCGGGAAGCGACGCTTCACTGACGTCGATTTGTCCGCCCTCGCGGCCTCCCTTGTCGAATCCTACGAGGCCGTGGCTGAAGACCTGGGGCAGACCCTCTGCGCGGACATCGCCCAGGGGCTGACGGTCCGGGGGGATCACGCGCTCCTGGCCCAGATGCTGGTCAACCTGCTGGAAAACGCCATGCGCCACTGTCCACGGGGGAGCGCGACGACCCTGACCCTGCGCGCGGAGGATGGCCGCGTAATGGTCTCGGTGCGCGACAACGGCCCGGGCATCCCTGAGGAGGAGCGGGAGAAGGTCTTCAGACGATTTTACCGCATGGACCGCAGCCGGAGCACGCCCGGCACCGGCCTCGGCCTGCCTCTGGCCAAGGCGGTGGCCGACCTGCACGGAGCGTCCATCGAACTTTCGGATGGTGGGCCGGGGCTCTGGGTCAGGGTCCGCTTTCCTGCGCCCTGA
- a CDS encoding response regulator transcription factor, which translates to MRILLVEDDAETAAAVSRGFLERGHAIDHAADGSAASRLIGADSYDVLVVDRMLPGLDGLTLVRRAREEGCRTPIIFLTTRSGIDDRVEGLHAGGDDYLVKPFAFAELLARVEALSRRPPLSDAATVLRVGDLEINIMARTAARSGRALGLNPLEFRLLEYLMRNAGQTVTRTMLLEHVWGFHFVPRTNVVETNISRLRAKVDRDFASELIHTVRGAGYCLHAPA; encoded by the coding sequence ATGAGGATTCTGCTGGTCGAGGACGATGCCGAAACCGCCGCCGCCGTATCCAGGGGCTTCCTGGAGCGCGGCCACGCAATCGACCACGCAGCCGACGGCTCGGCCGCCTCGCGCTTGATCGGCGCGGATTCCTACGACGTGCTGGTCGTGGACCGGATGCTCCCCGGATTGGACGGGTTGACGCTGGTCAGGCGGGCCAGGGAAGAGGGGTGCAGGACCCCGATCATCTTCCTGACCACGCGTAGCGGCATTGACGACCGGGTAGAGGGCCTGCATGCCGGGGGCGACGACTACCTGGTCAAGCCGTTCGCCTTCGCGGAATTGCTGGCCCGGGTCGAGGCGCTTTCCAGGCGGCCGCCTTTGTCCGATGCAGCGACCGTCCTGCGGGTCGGGGACCTGGAGATAAACATCATGGCGCGGACCGCCGCGCGTTCCGGCCGGGCGCTGGGGCTGAATCCCCTTGAATTCAGGCTCCTCGAATACCTGATGCGCAACGCCGGACAGACGGTGACGCGGACCATGCTCCTGGAGCACGTATGGGGATTCCATTTCGTTCCCCGGACCAACGTGGTGGAGACGAACATCAGCCGACTGCGCGCCAAGGTGGATCGAGATTTCGCAAGCGAGCTCATCCACACGGTCCGCGGAGCGGGGTACTGCCTGCATGCGCCCGCCTAG